A region of the Crateriforma spongiae genome:
GTCGCGTCGGCACCACGAGCCTTCACGCTTTTTCTCGCTCCTCACCCATCGACGTCATGGCCAACTTTTCTTCCTACCATCGTGCCCGGTCTATTGCCGTCCCGTCGCATTGCACGCGTCGAGTTTGGCGCCGGGCTGGGATGGTCCCGATCGTCGCCGTGTTGTTGGCGGTTCTGCGGCCTGCGATCGCAATCGCCGACGACCCGAAGACGCAGACTCCATCGGAAGTCGCCGAATCCGACGTCGATCTATTTGAGCTGGATCAAGAGGTTCAATCGGCACTGTTTCCGCTATTCGAAGCCATCTCGCAAAGCCGCGTTTCAAGGTCCACGATTCAGCTGACCACGGAAACCACCGTGGGCGGTCGCGTCGTCGACGCCCAAGTATCGACGTACCAGATCGCATCGAAGACGCCCGATCAATTCACGGTCTATTTGAAGGAGACCGATCAGCGGACTCGGATCTTCAATAACGCGGAAAAGCTGACCGTCGCGTTGTCGTCCGATGCCTACGTGGAATTTGATGAACCGATTTCGATTCGCCAGGCCGTCGACGGTTTGCCCGTTCCCATGGGTCCGTATCCCGAACCGGTCCTGGCGATGACGTTGGCCGGTTACGATCCCGCGATCGCGTTGGTCGGCGGGATGAAGTCAATCCAGTTGGTCGACCGGGCACCGTTTCGTGGCGAAACCCCAGCGGTACACCTCAAGGGCGTCCAGGACGACTTGGTCCAATGGGACTTGTGGTTGCTGGATCGCGAAAACGAACTCCAGCGTCCACTGCGGATGATTGTCGACCTGACCGACATGCTGCGGTCCAACCAGCAAATGAAGATGCCGGCCGGATACCGATACCAGTTGCGTTTCGACTTTTTGTCCTGGCGAATCTCTGGGGATGTGGATGAAAAGCTATTCACTTATCAGCCACCGAACGGAGCGAAGAAATACCCATCGGTCGACACGTATTTTCAGTCGCTTGCCGGTGTCTCCAAGGACCATCCACTGCTGGGCAAAGTCATGCCGGAATTCGCCAGTGTCACGCTTGATGGTAAAGGCGTCCGGTCGCAGGACCTGAAGAACAAAGTCGTCGTACTGTCTTTCTGGGCGACTTGGTGCACGCCGTGCCTGGAATCAATGCCGACGCTGCAATCGGTCACTGAACGCTATGAAGACAAGGACGTTGTTTTCTATGCCGTGAACGTGGGCGAATCGGCCGACAAGGTGGTCGGATTCCTGAGCGAACAACCGTGGCAGGTTCCCGTGATGCTGGATGCCGAAGGCGAAATCGCCGACGCGTTCAAGGCCGACGCGATCCCCCAACGGATCCTGATCGGCAAATCCGGGAAAGTGGAATCCGTGCAACTGGGTTACCAGGGTGCCGAGGCTTTGGAACACCAACTGACCGATGAATTGGACGT
Encoded here:
- a CDS encoding redoxin family protein, with protein sequence MVPIVAVLLAVLRPAIAIADDPKTQTPSEVAESDVDLFELDQEVQSALFPLFEAISQSRVSRSTIQLTTETTVGGRVVDAQVSTYQIASKTPDQFTVYLKETDQRTRIFNNAEKLTVALSSDAYVEFDEPISIRQAVDGLPVPMGPYPEPVLAMTLAGYDPAIALVGGMKSIQLVDRAPFRGETPAVHLKGVQDDLVQWDLWLLDRENELQRPLRMIVDLTDMLRSNQQMKMPAGYRYQLRFDFLSWRISGDVDEKLFTYQPPNGAKKYPSVDTYFQSLAGVSKDHPLLGKVMPEFASVTLDGKGVRSQDLKNKVVVLSFWATWCTPCLESMPTLQSVTERYEDKDVVFYAVNVGESADKVVGFLSEQPWQVPVMLDAEGEIADAFKADAIPQRILIGKSGKVESVQLGYQGAEALEHQLTDELDVLHIGGRIATSKSNASQDKAKSDAP